From the bacterium genome, the window AATTAAACTACTTGCTTATAGTGATGATTTTGATTATGTACTTGGAACAAGAACAACAAGAGAATTAATATGGAAAGGTGCAAATATGAATTTTTTTCTGAAGTGGGGAAACTGGGCAGTGGCAAAAATAATGGAATTTTTATATAACACTACAATTTTAACAGATGTTGGATGTACAATGCGGCTTATAAAGAGAAATATATATATAAAAGTTAAACCATATTTTACAGTTGGAGAACAACATTTTGGTCCAGAACTTACCCTTCTTGTTATAAAATCAGGAACTAAATTTGTTGAAATACCTGTAAATTATAAACCAAGAGTTGGAAAATCATCAGTAACTGGAAATATGGGAAAAGCATTTTCTCTTGGATTAAAGATGATTATTTTAATTTTTAAGTATAAATTCAAAAGGATAAATTTTGAAAAATGATACTATGCTATCACAGAATTAATCCATGGTATAAGAAAGATGCAATAACAGTCAGTCCTACAAAATTCCATAAGCAGATTAATTATTTATTTTCTAAAAATTTTAAATTTCTTATAATGGATAAATATATAGAAGATTTTTTTATTTCTAATGATAAAAAAGTCGTAATTTCATTTGATGATGGATATGCTGATAATTTATGGTTTGCTATTGAAATACTTAATGACTTTGGGATTTCTCCAATAATTTATCTTACTGTTTCTTATATTGGAACTAATATCCTTTTCCCAAGATATAAAGAAATATTGAAAGATAGATTTCTTAATTGGAAAGAAGTATCAGAAATGGTAAATAATGGAGTTGAATTTGGTTCACATACACTAACTCATCCTGATTTAACGAAAATTGATAAAAAGCAAGCGGAAAAAGAAATAATTGAATCAAAGAAAATTATTGAAGATAAAATCGGTAAAGAAACAAAATTTTTTTGTTATCCATATGGCAACTTTAATTCTGAAATAATTGAAATTGTACAGAAAGCAGGGTATAAAGGGGCTGTTGT encodes:
- a CDS encoding glycosyltransferase family 2 protein → MWKNKKVSVIFPTYNERDSIREAIDDFFASSFVDEIVVVNNNAVEGTDEEVKKTKAKLVYEKRQGYGYAIWKGLEEATGDYLIISEPDGTFLGRDVIKLLAYSDDFDYVLGTRTTRELIWKGANMNFFLKWGNWAVAKIMEFLYNTTILTDVGCTMRLIKRNIYIKVKPYFTVGEQHFGPELTLLVIKSGTKFVEIPVNYKPRVGKSSVTGNMGKAFSLGLKMIILIFKYKFKRINFEK
- a CDS encoding polysaccharide deacetylase family protein translates to MILCYHRINPWYKKDAITVSPTKFHKQINYLFSKNFKFLIMDKYIEDFFISNDKKVVISFDDGYADNLWFAIEILNDFGISPIIYLTVSYIGTNILFPRYKEILKDRFLNWKEVSEMVNNGVEFGSHTLTHPDLTKIDKKQAEKEIIESKKIIEDKIGKETKFFCYPYGNFNSEIIEIVQKAGYKGAVVNRKKNMEITKFTLPRVGIYSHNNNFIYRVKIWREYIK